Genomic window (Gloeocapsa sp. DLM2.Bin57):
CAACCCCCTAGAAAACGGTATAGTATCTAGAAAGTAATTAAACAAGGAAAGAGCAAATTATGGAAGGAGTTACCGTTATTCGTGATGACCAAAAAACAGGTACAGTAGTAGCTCAAGATGAAAGAGGTTACTGTGTGATTGAGTTTGAAGATAACTCTCGCATAGTTATTACACCTGAGTTACTCATTCCTCAAGAAGATGGTCGTTATTTTGTTAACATTACAGGTGCAGAAGAACTGATTTTACCAGTAATAGAAGAACAAATTATTATTGAAAAAGAAAGAATCCCTAGGGGAATAGTCCGAGTCAATAAACGAGTAGAAACCAGGGAGAAAGAGATAGACGCTACCACAACCCACGAAGAGGTAATCGTAGAACGTGTTCCCATTAACAAACTCGTTGAGAATGCTTCTCCAAAAGTTCGTAAAGAAAGGGGAGTTTTAATCATTCCCGTGGTAGAAGAAGTCGCTGTAATTGAAAAACGGCTACTTTTAGTGGAAGAAGTGCATATATCCAAACAACGTACCCAAAAAACCCAACCACACAGCGTTATGTTACAACGCGAGGTTATCGAAGTTGAACGAACAGAAGCTGACGGAACAGAACTATCAGATCATAATCGCGAATTTGAGGATATTTAACTATAGCTTAGTTTTGAACATGTGTGCAACTCTCATACCTGAATAATTCAATATAATTATCTGGGATTTTGGGAGTTTTTGCTGATTTTTTGACTTTATACTTAGGGAAAGAAGAAGTAGAGCGCGGTCGTATGCGTATTTACACTGTTGTTACCGAGCGTGAGGTACAAGAAGATGTTAAATTACGTGATGAAACCTTAAAAGTTAGCCGTCGCCCTGTTAATCGTAGCGTTAGCGTCAATCCTGACTTATTTAAGCAAAAATCCTTTGAGATGGTTGAGATTGACGAAATTGCTAAAGTCAGAAAAAGCGCTAGAGTGGTAGAAGAAGTTTCTCTCGGTAAAGAAGTTGTTGAGAAAATCGAAACCATCAAAGAAACCCTACGTCGTCAAGATGTAGAAATCGAAGAAGTTAAAACATCACGTACCTTTGATGAATATGATGCTGATTTTCGTACCTTCTACACCACCAATTTATCTAACAGTGGCGTCACCTACGAAGAGTTACAACCTGCTTATAACTATGGCTATAAACTAGCTACTACTGAACCCTTCCGCAGTAGTCCTTGGTCTGCAGTAGAAGCTGATGCTAAAGCTATTTGGGAAGACAAAAACCCAGGTACTTGGGAACAAAATCAAACCGTAATTAAATACGCTTGGGAAAAAGTACGTAGCGCACGTTAATTAATCTCCCTCCCCACCTTCCATAGTGTGGGGGGACTTTTGGAGTAACTCTAAATATTTACTCTCTACTAAAAAAGCTCCCTGAGCAAATTTGACGCACCAGTAATCACCAGGACGCCGATCGCTGATTATTCCTTCTTCTCCTAGCGCAACTACTGAGGGAGGACGCAACATCGGCATGGGCTCTGCTGTTTTAAAATAAGGAGGTAAGCTAACAATCCTCACGCGATCGCCAATTTTAAATTCTGTTGACATAAATTTTAGGCATTATTCTACTGCGATAATTTCGGTATATTCAAAATCGTTAGGACTTCTTTGTACTAGAGGATAAGTCCGATTATTAATTATGATACTATCTTCTTGACAATCAGACTTAGGAGAATAATAAACCAACACATACTGTTTTCCTAGATGGGGTTGTATTTCTTGTTCTACTTCGATTCTCCATTGGGTTTTGGTTACCATCATCACTAATTGATTAGCTAATTTCGGAAGGGATTTAGCTACTTGTCGGCGATAAATTTCATCTAAACTTCCAAAGGGAGAATCCATCACCATAGGAAAAGTACTACTATCAGGTCCCATTAATTTATTATGCTGACTCCATTCTCTAACGCGATCGATAATTCCCCCAATGAAAGAAAGACTCAGAATTTGATTTTCTCCTGTAGATGCTGCCACAGGTATAGCTACTTTTGTAGTGTTTTCAATGAGATTAAGTTCGTAATTTTCATTGATTCTAGGTATATAGGGAGTAAAGGAAATAGTGCTAAAAATTTCTTGTATTTTAGTTTCTAAAGCTAAACGAAATTCTTTTTCGAGGAGTTCTTTAACTTGATTTAAACGAGTAATTATTTCTTCTGTTGCTTGAATTCTCCGTTTAGCTAAATTTTGTTTTTCTTCTTTGACTTGGTGTTTATTAATTTGTCGTTCTAGGTCAGTTATTTGTGATTCTATAGTTGTTAACTGTTGTTGATTTGCTCCTAATTCTATAGTTAATTCTTTCAGCAATAATTCTAGTTGATCTAACTCAATTTGTAGATTTTTTATATCATGTTCAGGATAAGTTCTCAGGGTTTCTTTGATATTATCTAGTTGATTCTCTTTTTGAGCTAATTCTTCTCTTAATTGATTAATTTTTTGTTTAGCATTATCTATTTTTAGCCAAAAATCAGGGGTAATTTTCTGAGTGTTATTGACTTGAGTTTCTAATCTAATAATTGTTTCTTCTACTTGAGCAATTCCCGCTTGATTAGTCCAAGTTTCTACAGTTTGATAAGCTTCACTTCCTGGTATTAGTTGTTGACCACAAATACAGCATTGACGGTTTAACAATTGTTCTACAAAGTCTTTTTTTATACCGCTGGGTAATTCACCTTTTTCTCTTAATTCGTTGACAATTCCTTGAAATTTAGTAAATATCTCTTCCAGAAAAACAGTAAATCCTTGGTTAGATAATAAATTTTTAATTTGTTGTTTAATTTGTTGTAATTCGGATCTTAAGCGTTTTTCTTGATTCTCTAACTCAATTTTTCTTTTTTGCATTTCTACAGCACCATTAATTTTAAGTAATTCTTGATTAAGCTGCTGTTTAGTTTGTTCATGAGTGACCAAATCTTGTTTGATTTGAGTTATTTTAGCTAATATTTGTTCTCTATGGTGTTCGAGATTATGTTGTTGCTGGAGAATCTTTTTAACTTGAATATCCCCAATTTGTTTTAATTCATCTTGAAAAGTTTTTTTAGCTTTTTTAACGTGTTCAATAGCTCGTTCCACAACTTTTATACCAATTAATTCTTTAGTATCTTCAGCTAAGGTTGTTTTTTTATCGCTACGAGAGATATGGTCGATATATTCACCATCAAAAAAGAAATAATGATGTAAACTAGAAGGTAAAATTCCCTCAATGACATCATCAGGAGATTCAGGAGGAAGATACCAACGACCATCGTCTCCAGCTATAGTTAAGTGAGGTTGACTTTTACTATATTTAATAAAATTAGTATCATTTTGATAAGCATAACACTTACGTTGTAAACGATAGATTTTAGCGTCGTGTTCAAATTCGAGGGTAACGGAACATTCTACGGAAGTATTAAAGTCTTTTTCGGCGATCGCTCTTTTATTAATCAATAATTGTGGGGAAGCAAAAGCTGGGGTAAATTTTTCATACAATACCCAAGTAAAAGCATTCAGAAGAGTTGTTTTACCCGCACCATTATTGCCATGAATGACTGTACTGTTACGCTCTCCTGCGCTAAAATAAATTAGGGGTGTTTTACCGTAAAATTGGCGAAAATTAGTTAATTGTAGAGAAATAATCTTCACGCTGACCTCTGGGGAATATCAATAATATGATATACTATAACTAAATAGAAAATATTTTTCAAGAGTTAGTGAATCTAACAAGGGAAGTAAAAAGATGAGTAATCAACTTTTTAATTACATTAAAATCACATAAGGTATATGTGGTGGAAAACCTCGTATTGCTGGTCATCGTATCAAAGTCCAGGATATTGTGATTTGGCATGAGTTTAGAGGAATGTCTCCTGACGAAATTGTTGATCATTATCCCAGTATTAACCTAAGTGATGTTTATGCTGCTTTAGCGTACTATCATGATCATTTAGAATAAATTAGACAAGATATTCAAGAAAGTGAACAGTTTATTGATTCCTTAGCGAATCAAACTCCTTCTCTATTAAAGAGTAAAATGAAAAGAAAAAATGTCAGAAAAACTTAAATTTCATTTAGACGAAAATGTTAGTAATGCCATAGCACAACTACTACTTTTGAAGTAAATCTAATGAGCGCCACTGATGAGGAATAAATAAAATTTGCTTTAATGGAAGAAAGGGTTATTTTTACTCAAGATGATGATTTTTGAAGATTGCCTCAAAGAGGTATGATTCATAACGGAATTGTTTATTGTCATCAAAAACAAAGAACTATAGGCGAAATCATTAACAGTTTAACTTTGATTAGGGAGTGGTTACAACCAGATGATCTCAAAGGAAAAATAGAATTTATTTAAATCTAGGGACATTTAGCAATTTCGTAAAGAGCAGTGTTTTTAGCCAAAAATAGTAAAGCTGTTAATATTCCTCCCTGTTACTGAATTTGTTCTTTAATAATTTTTAAGACATCATCATTGATATTGCGCGTCTTTTTCTGATAGAGTTTATTTCTTTCTAGAGTCAAAATGCGCTCTATAGCAATACGTATCTCAGGTGAAGCAGTAAGAATAGGCTCTTGCAGGTCATGTCTAGGAGAATCTGGTAACATAAAAGAGATAATCTTAAGTAAATATTACATATTATAGCAGTAACTTGTCAAAACTAAAGAGATATGTTAGAGAAAAGTAGTAAGCATCATTCGATTAATTAGGTTTTGGTGAATTAACTTTTATGTCAACTCTGGTTATTGTAGAATCTCCAACCAAAGCGCGTACAATCAGGAACTACCTACCTTCAGGGTATCAGGTAGAAGCATCCATGGGTCATATCAGGGATTTACCAGCAAAAGCAGAAGAAATCCCGAAAGAATATAAAGAGTATGAGTGGTCGAGTTTAGGAGTAAATGTGCGCGGAAACTTTGAGCCCCTGTATGTAGTACCTAAAAGCAAGAAAAAAGTAGTTAAAGAATTACGGGATGCGGTTAAAAACGCTACAGAAGTAATTTTAGCCACAGACGAAGATAGAGAAGGAGAGAGCATCAGTTGGCATCTGTTGCAGATTTTAAATCCTAAAGTACCTAGTAAAAGGATGGTATTTCACGAAATAACCAGAGAAGCGATCGCTAAAGCCCTAGAAAACTGTCGTGAGATTGATTATAATCTAGTGCACGCTCAAGAAACTCGTAGAATTCTCGATCGCCTCGTAGGTTATACCCTATCTCCCCTACTGTGGAAAAAAGTAGCCACAGGTTTATCAGCGGGGAGAGTACAATCAGTAGCAGTCAGACTAGTAGTAATCAAAGAGAGACAGCGCAGTGCTTTTCAATCAGGGGAATACTGGGATTTAAAAGCATTATTAGCGCAAAAAAAGCAAAAATTTGAGGCTAAACTAGTAACCTTAGACGGGAAAAAACTAGCCACAGGGAGTGATTTTGATCCAGAAACGGGAAAAATAAGTAAAGGCAAAAGAGTAGTCTTACTTCAAGAAGAAGAAGCAAAAGCACTCGCGGCAAAACTCAAAGACAAACCCTGGGAAGTAACCGAAGTCGAAGAAAAACCAGTAACCCGTCAACCCTCAGCACCATTTACCACTTCTACCTTACAACAAGAATCTAACCGTAAACTCGGGATATCCGCGCGAGAAACCATGAGTATAGCCCAAAAACTATACGAACAAGGATATATAACCTATATGAGGACAGATTCTGTCCATCTATCAGAAGAAGCGATCGCCGCGGCGCGTCAATGTGTTACAAATTTATACGGAAAAGAATACTTAAGTAAAGAACCAAAACGCTATCAAACCAAGAGTAAAGGAGCACAAGAAGCACACGAAGCAATTCGACCTGCGGGTAACACCTTCCGTACCCCCCAAGAAACGGGTTTAAGTGGCGCAGAATACAAACTCTATCAACTGATTTGGATGCGCACAGTAGCTTGTCAAATGGCACCTGCACGTTTAACTCAAATTAGTGTATCTTTACAAGTAGAAAACGCAGGTTTTCGCAGCACAGGGAAAAGGATTGACTTTCCAGGGTTTTTTCGAGCTTATGTAGAAGGATCAGACGATCCCGAAGCAGCGTTAGATAACCAAGAAGTCATCCTCCCCCCTTTAGCAGTAGGAGACTCTCCCGAATGTAAACAACTAGAAGCGATTGGACACCAAACCCAACCACCCGATCGCTATACCGAAGCATCCCTAGTCAAGAAACTAGAAACAGAAGGGATAGGACGTCCGAGTACTTATGCGTCTATTATTGGGACAATCATCGATCGAGGTTATATCCAACTGCGCAATAAAGCCTTAGTACCTACTTTTACAGCTTTTGCAGTAGTTAGCTTATTAGAAGAGCATTTCCCTGACTTAGTAGATACTAATTTTACCTCCAAAATGGAACAAACTCTAGACGAAATCGCCTCAGGAGAAGCGGAATGGTTACCCTACCTGAAAAACTTCTATCTAGGAGAAAATGGCTTAGAAAATCAAGTCAAAGTTCGGGAAAGTCAAATAGATACCAATCAATCTAAATCGATTATCCTAGATAAATTACCTGTAGCAGTCAAAATTGGCAGATATGGACCATATCTAGAAGCTAAACAGGGAGAAGAGATCATTACCGCTTCTATTCCCGCAGATTTAACCCCATCTGATCTTAACGCCGAACAGGTAGAGAAGTTGTTACGACAAAAAACCATAGGTCCAGAATCTCTAGGAAATCATCCCGAAACAGGGGAAGAGATATATATATTAATAGGTACTTATGGACCATATATTCAGTTAGGAGAAGCTACCACAGAAAAACCCAAACCAAAACGAGTCAGTTTACCCAAGGGAATGCAACCGGAAGATGTTACCCTAGAAATAGCTCTAGCTTACTTAGCCTTACCTAGGACATTAGGAGCACATCCAGAAACAGGATGTAAAATCCAAG
Coding sequences:
- a CDS encoding DUF2382 domain-containing protein — its product is MGVFADFLTLYLGKEEVERGRMRIYTVVTEREVQEDVKLRDETLKVSRRPVNRSVSVNPDLFKQKSFEMVEIDEIAKVRKSARVVEEVSLGKEVVEKIETIKETLRRQDVEIEEVKTSRTFDEYDADFRTFYTTNLSNSGVTYEELQPAYNYGYKLATTEPFRSSPWSAVEADAKAIWEDKNPGTWEQNQTVIKYAWEKVRSAR
- the topA gene encoding type I DNA topoisomerase; the protein is MSTLVIVESPTKARTIRNYLPSGYQVEASMGHIRDLPAKAEEIPKEYKEYEWSSLGVNVRGNFEPLYVVPKSKKKVVKELRDAVKNATEVILATDEDREGESISWHLLQILNPKVPSKRMVFHEITREAIAKALENCREIDYNLVHAQETRRILDRLVGYTLSPLLWKKVATGLSAGRVQSVAVRLVVIKERQRSAFQSGEYWDLKALLAQKKQKFEAKLVTLDGKKLATGSDFDPETGKISKGKRVVLLQEEEAKALAAKLKDKPWEVTEVEEKPVTRQPSAPFTTSTLQQESNRKLGISARETMSIAQKLYEQGYITYMRTDSVHLSEEAIAAARQCVTNLYGKEYLSKEPKRYQTKSKGAQEAHEAIRPAGNTFRTPQETGLSGAEYKLYQLIWMRTVACQMAPARLTQISVSLQVENAGFRSTGKRIDFPGFFRAYVEGSDDPEAALDNQEVILPPLAVGDSPECKQLEAIGHQTQPPDRYTEASLVKKLETEGIGRPSTYASIIGTIIDRGYIQLRNKALVPTFTAFAVVSLLEEHFPDLVDTNFTSKMEQTLDEIASGEAEWLPYLKNFYLGENGLENQVKVRESQIDTNQSKSIILDKLPVAVKIGRYGPYLEAKQGEEIITASIPADLTPSDLNAEQVEKLLRQKTIGPESLGNHPETGEEIYILIGTYGPYIQLGEATTEKPKPKRVSLPKGMQPEDVTLEIALAYLALPRTLGAHPETGCKIQANLGRFGPYVVHDQGKEGKEYRSLKKEDDLLTITLDRAIELLNQPKSGRGGGRRAKKPLRELGLHPEDKEPVNIYDGPYGPYIKYGKTNAKLPEGESVDTISLETAVSALTAKVSEGKSPKKTTSRRKKSADG
- a CDS encoding DUF2382 domain-containing protein, with product MEGVTVIRDDQKTGTVVAQDERGYCVIEFEDNSRIVITPELLIPQEDGRYFVNITGAEELILPVIEEQIIIEKERIPRGIVRVNKRVETREKEIDATTTHEEVIVERVPINKLVENASPKVRKERGVLIIPVVEEVAVIEKRLLLVEEVHISKQRTQKTQPHSVMLQREVIEVERTEADGTELSDHNREFEDI
- a CDS encoding DUF3148 domain-containing protein → MSTEFKIGDRVRIVSLPPYFKTAEPMPMLRPPSVVALGEEGIISDRRPGDYWCVKFAQGAFLVESKYLELLQKSPHTMEGGEGD
- a CDS encoding ATP-binding protein, whose translation is MKIISLQLTNFRQFYGKTPLIYFSAGERNSTVIHGNNGAGKTTLLNAFTWVLYEKFTPAFASPQLLINKRAIAEKDFNTSVECSVTLEFEHDAKIYRLQRKCYAYQNDTNFIKYSKSQPHLTIAGDDGRWYLPPESPDDVIEGILPSSLHHYFFFDGEYIDHISRSDKKTTLAEDTKELIGIKVVERAIEHVKKAKKTFQDELKQIGDIQVKKILQQQHNLEHHREQILAKITQIKQDLVTHEQTKQQLNQELLKINGAVEMQKRKIELENQEKRLRSELQQIKQQIKNLLSNQGFTVFLEEIFTKFQGIVNELREKGELPSGIKKDFVEQLLNRQCCICGQQLIPGSEAYQTVETWTNQAGIAQVEETIIRLETQVNNTQKITPDFWLKIDNAKQKINQLREELAQKENQLDNIKETLRTYPEHDIKNLQIELDQLELLLKELTIELGANQQQLTTIESQITDLERQINKHQVKEEKQNLAKRRIQATEEIITRLNQVKELLEKEFRLALETKIQEIFSTISFTPYIPRINENYELNLIENTTKVAIPVAASTGENQILSLSFIGGIIDRVREWSQHNKLMGPDSSTFPMVMDSPFGSLDEIYRRQVAKSLPKLANQLVMMVTKTQWRIEVEQEIQPHLGKQYVLVYYSPKSDCQEDSIIINNRTYPLVQRSPNDFEYTEIIAVE